In the genome of Oncorhynchus kisutch isolate 150728-3 unplaced genomic scaffold, Okis_V2 scaffold657, whole genome shotgun sequence, the window catctttccctacctgcatctttacctgcatcctgccttccctcctcccctacctccatctttccctacctgcatctttacctgcatcctgccttccctccacccctacctccatctttccctacctgcatctttacctgcatcctgccttccctccacccctacctccatctttccctacctgcatctttacctgcatcctgccttccctcctcctccacctgcatctgcatctttacctgcatcctgccttccctcctcctccacctgcatctgcatctttacctgcatcctgccttccctcctcccctaccctccatctctccctacctgcatctttacctgcatcctgccttccctcctcctccacctgcatctgcatctttacctgcatcctgccttccctcctcccctacctccatctctccctacctgcatctttacctgcatcctgccttccctcctcctccacctgcatctgcatctttacctgcatcctgccttccctcctcccctacctccatctctccctacctgcatctttacctgcatcctgccttccctcctcctccacctgcatCTGCATCTTACCtgcatcctgccttccctcctcccctacctccatctctccctacctgcatctttacctgcatcctgccttccctcctcctccacctgcatctgcatctttacctgcatcctgccttccctcctcccctacctccatctctccctacctgcatctttacctgcatcctgccttccctcctcccctacctccatctctccctacctgcatcctgccttccctcctcccctacctccatctctccctacctgcatctttacctgcatcctgccttccctcctcccctacctccatctctccctacctgcatctttacctgcatcctgccttccctccacccctacctccatcTTTCCCTACCAtgcatctttacctgcatcctgccttccctccacccctacctccatcTTTCCCTACCTGCAGCTTTACCtgcatcctgccttccctcctcctccacctgcatctgcatctttacctgcatcctgccttccctcctcctccacctgcatctttacctgcatcctgccttccctcctcctccacctgcatctttacctgcatcctgccttccctcctcctccacctgcatctttacctgcatcctgccttccctcctcctccacctgcatctttacctgcatcctgccttccctcctcctccacctgcatctttacctgcatcctgccttccctcctcctccacccctacctgcatctttacctgcacccctccaccccaccttCCCTCCCagccttccctccacccctccctaccTGGGCTGGCTCTCTGTGGATaggttctctcctctctggtagGCGTGATCAGCTATCTGGGTAGTGGATCTCTTCAGTATCTGCTTCAGCTCAGGCTCCAGGCGCTCCATGATGGCCTTGACAGCCTCAGGGATCTTCTTGAGCTTGGCCAGGCCTTTGATGAGGACGCCCATGAACTCTTGGGTGTTCTCCTCCGGGTGCACGTCAGGGTCCTCGCGGGCCTCGTGGTGCGCCTGCAGCTCACGCACTGAAAGAGGGAGTGACGCAGAGtgtgagagaagtgagagaagagatagatagatagatagatagatagatagatagatagatagatagatagatagatagatagatagatagatagatagatagatagatagatagatagatagatagatagatagatagatagatagatagatagatagatagatagatagatagatagatagatagatagatagatagatagatagatagatagatagatagatagatagatagatagatagatagatagatagatagatagatagatagatagatagatagatagatagatagatagatagatagatagatagatagatagatagatagatagatagatagatagatagatagatagatagatagatagatagatagatagatagaaaacATGGgaagtgacagagggagagggagatacaaacacaccccacagagccccaggacagcagcacaattagatccaaccaaatcactgaaaacaaaaagataattacttgacacattggaaataattaacaaaaaaactgagcaaactagaatgctatttggccctacacagagagtgcacagtggcagaatacctgaccactgtgactgacccaaacttaaggaaagatttaactatgtacagactcataGCCTTGTacagagcatagccttgctattgagaaaggccgccgtaggcagacatggctctcaagagaagacaggctatgtgcccactgcccacaaaatgaggtggaaactgagctgcacttcctaacctcctgcccaatgtatgaccatattagagagacatatttccctcagattacacagatccacaaagaatttgaatacaaatctaattttgataaactcccatatctactgggtgaaatgccacagtgtgccatcacagcagcaagatttgtgacctgttgccacaagaaaagggcaaccagtgaagaacaaacaccattgtaaatacaccccatatttatgcttatttattttcccttgcgtactttaaccatttgtacattgttacaacactgtatatatatatataatatgacatttgtaatgacttcattgttttgaaacttctgtatgtgtaatgtttactgttaacttgtattgtttatttcacttatgtatattatctacctcacttgctttggcaatgttaacacatgtttcccatgccaataaagcccttgaattgaattgatactAGAGCTACAGGATGTGGTACTATTTGACATACTCATGAAACTTTCTAGAGACACAAGAAAGAATGAGTTGTATAGTTGTAACCATCATCATCCATCTTCATAAACATCATCCAAGTCCTACTGTCATCTTTCCTCTCAATGCTATACAGTATTATCATCGCCATAACAACCCTGTACATCTCACCACTCACCACTAGGCGAGCACCTCTTCCTCATCATCACAAACTTGTGAGTGTTTGGATCaaatgaaaacatccccacaacacctcttcacctcactgttcagCACCTCAACCCCCCTCTCGCTAAATTGAGAGTAACAGCAGGGCTACGTTTTAATTCCAGTCTGATGATACAGCCTCCGTTTCCCCTTCGAAGCGTTGTAAGCGGGGTACGTTAAGAGAGTTAATGTTTATGTGACGTTAATAGACTTTATTTCTCCTGCCAGCGACTGTACTTTTATCACGTCATAATCACTACAATTACCAGCTACTAAATGATGTGCGCTGAGGCCATTAGACGAAGCAGCGTTGTCGACAGAAGCTGGAGAGTTATGCTGTCGTCATCGCGGCACATGGCACTTAGCACGCGGCGGCGGCGGCTAATTGCTTGCGTTTTGCCGTAATAATGCGAGAGGGAAGTGCAGTTAGCGCAGGGAAATGACTTAGGCCCTGGGTGTGAATTAagaggcttctctctctctctctacctgagtTAGTTCAACTGACTCCATCAACAAACAGCAGCAATTATAGGGGAGAGAGTCATCAGTGGGATGGTAGgctcagaggaggagacagggggatggTAGgctcagaggaggagacagggggatggTAGgctcagaggaggagacagggggatggTAGgctcagaggaggagacagggggatggTAGgctcagaggaggagacagggggatggTAGgctcagaggaggagacagggggatggTAGgctcagaggaggagacagggggatggTAGgctcagaggaggagacagggggatggTAGgctcagaggaggagacaggggatgGTAGGCTCAGAGGAGGACAGGGGATGGTAGgctcagaggaggagacagggggttgGTAGAGGGAAGATTGGCAGAAGGACAGGGGTAAGGGAAGGGGTTAGGGGTTTCTAAGGCTGGCATTGCGACTGTATTGGAGGTGTGGCTGGCAAAAGGATAGAGGTTAgtggggagaggaagagtgggGGTCTGGTAATGGCATAGGGGCAGAGGTTAgtggggagaggaagagtgggGGTCTGGTAATGGCATAGGGACAGAGGTTAGtgggggagaggaagagtgggGGTCTGGTAATGGCATAGGGACAGAGGTTAGTGGGAGAGGAAGAGTGGGGGTCTGGTAATGGCATAGGGACAGAGGTTAgtggggagaggaagagtgggGGTCTGGTAATGGCATAGGGACAGAGGTACACAGGAGGGGCTATGGAGCTGTAACAGTACACCTGCAGTTAGCAGTAGGGTGGCTAGCTGACCAGGTACCGGGGCACACCTGACCTGACAGGGAAGGAGGGTTTAGGCTTGCATTCAAACAAACGTGTTAggatgggttgagtggatgggtggGTAGGGCCTGGGAGaaagttgcagagagagagagagattaccaaGATCTCAAGCAAAAATAACTAGACCAGAGAGAAGCTTttctttttattttacctttatttaactaggcaagtcagttaacaacaaattcttatttacattgaatTTGTAGACGCTGTAGGTAACTGTTCCACTGTGGCTTATGAGCATAATGAATGTTATCCACCCCACTGTGCTGACAGGAATACATGGTGACTAATGGGAGATATGGAGGGGTGGCAGCGGATTATGATgttatgaaaatgtatgtacttGTATGATAACGCCCTAATAATGCTGTGATGTATGAACGAGTATGATAATGCCCTAATAATGTGGGGATGTATGTACTAGTATGATAATGTCCTAATAATGATGTGATGTATGAACGAGTATGATAATGTCCTAATAATGCTGGGATGTATGTACTAGTATGATAATGTCGTAATAATGATGTGATGTTTAAATGAGTACGACAATGTCCTAATAATGCTGTGATGTATGCACTAGTATGATAATGTCCTAATAATGCCCCGATGCACGTACTAGTACGATAATGCCCTGATAATGCTTTGATGTATGCACTAGTATGATAATGCTCCAATGTGATGTATGTACTAGCATGATAATGGACTGATAATGCTGTGAGATACAATATGTACTATTATGAAAATGGTCTAGTAATGctgtgatgtacagtatgtactattATGATAATGGCCTAGTAATAATGTGATGTATGTACTAGTATGATAATGGACTGATAATGCTGTGATGCATGTATTATTATGATAATGGTCTAATAATGTTGTGATGGACAGTATGTACTAATATGATAATGGCCTAATAATCCCGTGATGTATGTACTAGTATGATAATGGACTGATAATGCTGTGATGTATGTATTATTATGATAATGGTCTAATAATGCTGTGATGGACAGTATGTACTAATATGACAGTGGTCTAGTAATGATGTGCTGCATGTACTAGTATGATAATGGACTGATAATGCTGTGATGTATGTATTATGATAATGGTCTAATAATGCTGTGATGGACAGTATGTACTAATATGATAATGGCCTAATAATCCCGTGATGTATGTACTGTGCTGCAAGGGGGAGGAAATACGAGGCATAGATGGAAGAGGGGAGAAGGTGTGCGTGTCATCATGCGTTAGTGCTTGCTGGCGTGTGAATGCCAtcagtggagtgtgtgtgagaggcagTGTTATGTACGAGGTTGTGTTGAGCCTGCAGCGTTCTCTGTTACACACCCCTAATGACATGCTAATGGATGTAATAACTGCAGCAGTACAGATCCCTGCTAATGATTTCATTATCACTGGGAGCATCGGCAGAATGGAGCGACAGTTGAACACTAACCTGACAACTCTACCACTGTGCTATCCAGGAGACAACTATGTCCAATAGTTCTCATCAGgtctctacagtatctctctccatctacactATGTTCTCttttctatctatccatctcaactcctctccctttctcttctccacTCAATATCCAGTTCTCTCCAGTTTCTTACCCACATTATCTCACTGGCTCTCCgtctccgtccgtccctccctccctccgtccccgtccgtccatccctccctccctccctccgtccctccctccctccctccgtccctccctccctccgtccccgtcccttcctccctctgtccccgccCCTTCCTCCCGCTGtccccccccttcctccctctgtccccgccCCTTCCTCCCTCGGTCCCcgccccttcctccctctgtccccgccccttcctccctctgtccccgccccttctccctctgtccccgccccttcctccctctgtccccgtcccttcctccctctgtccccgtccttcctccctctgtccccgtcccttcctctctctgtcccgtccctccctccctccgtcttcgtcccgtcctccctctgtccccgtccctccctctctctgtccccgtccctcactctctctgtccccgtccctcactctctctgtccccgtccctcactctctctgtccccgtccctcactctctctgtccccgtcccttcctcgtctccctcctccatgaccccctctccctctcttgtccaGTAGTATTCCTAAAACCATTCTACTGGTGTTAATGAAGTAAGGTCAACCTTCCTTTTATTAGGTTGGTATAGTGTGCAGGCCCTCATTTAGTACTGCTGTATTCAGCCAAGCAGACATGCATAATGGATGTGTGTTGGACTACCAAGGCTACTTACTGCTGGTGGTCCCTGGGGTGCTGAACTGGGAGGAGTCCATCAGCTTGCGAGGGGTGGACAGGCTGCTGACGTCCAGCTGGGGCAGAGGGGACGTGTCTTTGGTTGTAGAGCTGGAGAGAGTTGAGAAGAGCATCATCAGTCACCATCATCACCCTCATCCTCATTACAAAAttacaataaaataaatcaaaacaaattgcatttattttcaatgacttctcaCTAAACTGAAAAGTAGAAGCTACTTATTTCAAAATGTTTAATTAATCTTCCTGAATTGTCTGGCTTCAAtttgaattgagcccaaccctgctaCCACAACGACAACATTCACCTGAGAGACAAGCAGAGCTTTATAATGAACCTGTTAACACCTGGATGAACAGAGTCAGCCATGTACCTACCTCAACACAGTGCTGAGTGGAGCCCTGACCTGTACCTCCACACAGTGTTGAGTGTAGCCCTGACCTGTATCTCCACACAGTGTTGAGTGTAGCCCTGACCTGTATCTCCACACAGTGTTGAGTGGAGCCCTGACCTGTACCTCCACACAGTGTTGAGTGGAGCCCTGACCTGTACCTCCACACAGTGTTGAGTGGAGCCCTGACCTGTACCTCCACACAGTGTTGAGTGTAGCCCTGACCTGTACCTCCACAGTGTTGAGTGTAGCGCTGACCTGTACCTCCACAGTGTTGAGTGGAGCCCTGACCTGTACCTCCACACAGTGTTGAGTGGAGCCCTGACCTGTTCCTCCACAGTGCTGAGTGTTGCCCTGTACCT includes:
- the LOC116361438 gene encoding exocyst complex component 4-like; amino-acid sequence: MMLFSTLSSSTTKDTSPLPQLDVSSLSTPRKLMDSSQFSTPGTTSMRELQAHHEAREDPDVHPEENTQEFMGVLIKGLAKLKKIPEAVKAIMERLEPELKQILKRSTTQIADHAYQRGENLSTESQPRLLLELLELLFDKFNAVAAAHSVVLAHLQQIVVSPNGAQEGIKLYELADVSAKIQTVLQVSSSLKCQLLSPSQSRIPAPHTNKKYLQRSICRSVYP